GACATGGTCCCCAGCGCCATTGCCGCCTGGCACGACAGCACCACCCAGAAGGGTACGTGGAATTCGCCGCCGAGCATGCCCTGCGAATATAGCAGCACGGCGATGATCCCCATCGTCTTCTGCGCATCGTTGCCGCCGTGGCCGAGGCTATAGAGCGCCGCGGAGACGAGCTGGAGTTTGCGGAATCGCTTGTCTACGCCCATCGGGGTCAGCTTCAGCGACGACCAGGCGACCAGCAGCACCAGCATCAGCGCCAGGATCAGGCCGACGGTGGGCGACAGGAAGATCGCGGCGACGGTCTTGCCGACGCCGCTCCAGACGACGCTGTCCAGCCCCGCCTTGGAGATGCCGGCGCCGAGCAGTCCGCCGATCAGCGCGTGGCTCGAGCTGGACGGGATACCGTAACGCCACGTGATGACGTTCCACGCGATCGCGCCCATCAAGGCGCCGAAGATCACCTGCGGATCGATGATCTGCGCATCGACGATGCCCTTGCCCACCGTCTGCGCGACATGGAGGCCGAATACGGCAAAGGCGATGAAGTTGAAGAAGGCCGCCCAGAGGACGGCGTGATGCGGTTTCAGGACGCGGGTCGACACGACGGTCGCGATCGAGTTCGCGGCATCGTGCAGGCCGTTCAGAAAGTCGAACAGCAGCGCCACGCCGATCAGTGCGACCAGCAGCGGGAAGGAAATGATCATGGCCTAGGCGTGATCGATCACGAGACCCTGGATCTCGTTCGCGATGTCCTCGAAGCGGTCGGCGGTGCGTTCGAGGTGGCTGTAGATTTCCCGCTCGACGATGAAACGCATGGGATTGTCGTTTCCGCACGCCTTGAACAGCGCTTTGAGCCCCCGTGCATGGAAATCGTCCGCCTGCCCTTCGAGCTGCACCAGCCGCGCGGTGAGATCGTGCAGCCGGGCGGCGTTGACGTCGAGCTTGCGGAGCAGCGGGATCGCCTCTGCCGTCACCCGTGCCGCCTCGACCACCAGCTTCACCATCTCGCGCATGTCGGGTGCGAATTCGGTCACCTCGTACAAAGCGATGGTGGTCGCGGTCTGGTTCATCTGGTCGATCGAATCGTCCATGACCCCGATCAGGTCGGTGATCGCGGAGCGGTCGAACGGCGTCACGAACACGCGGCGAACGTCCTGCAGCACGTCGCGGGTGATATCGTCCGCCTCATGCTCGCGGTCGACGATCTCGGCGATGTGCCGGGCAATCGCGCCGTCGCCGCTGAACAGCTTCTGCAAGGCATCGGCGCCCGCGACCAGCGTGGCGGCATGCGCCTCGAACTGATCGAAGAAACGACCTTGCTTCGGCATCAGCGCCTGGAACCAGGCAACCATAAGAGACCTTTCGTTGATGGCGCGGCGCGCATGGAGCCCGGCGATCCGGCGTGCAAGCCGTTTCTGCCGGTTGCGCCGAACCGGGACGGATCGGCCACGCCCTCGCGGCGTTCCGATCCAGGTGAATGGAGACTGACCATGGCGAGCACGCATGACGATAGCATGACTAACCGTAACGCAGATAGCGGTACCGGTCGGGGGGCAAGCACCGGCCGCGCTGTGCGGATCGCCGCCTTCGGCGGACCCGAGGTGCTGCGCGTCGAACAGATCGCCATTCCGCAGCCGGTGGACGACGAGGTGCTGGTCCGCGTCCACGCCGCCAGCGTCAACCCGGTCGACGGCAAGACCCGCGCGGGCGAATTCCCGCCGGTGGGCGCGGCGGACTTGCCCGCGACGCTGGGCCGCGACCTGGCCGGCACGATCGAGGCGGTCGGCACACGCGCGCACAACATGCTGAGCCATGGCGACAGGGTGTTCGCGTTCATCGATTTCGATCGCGGCGCCCAGGCAGACTATGTGGTCGTCAAGGCGGTCGAGTTGTGCGCGATCCCCGATGGCGTCGACATGACGTCAGCAGCGGCGATCCCCCTTGCCGCCCTGACCGCTTGGCAGGGATTGTTCGACCATGGCGGCCTGGAGGCGGGCCAGCGCGTGCTGATCCATGGCGGTGCCGGCGGCGTCGGCCAGTTCGCGATCCAGTTCGCCAGGTGGAAGGGCGCAGAAGTGATCGCCACCGCCGGCGCCGCGGATCAGGAGCTGATCCGGCGCCTGGGTGCCAACGTCGCGATCGATTATCAGGGGCAGCGGTTCGAGGATATCGCCCACGACGTCGACTGCGTGTTCGATCTGGTCGATGGCGACACGCGGGCGCGATCGTGGGCCGTCATCAGGCCCGGCGGTATCCTGGTGTCGACCTTGTCCGAACCGGATGCCGAAACCGCGCGTGCGCACGGCGTCCGTGCCGTGCCGCAATGGCTGGCGCAGCCCAACACGGTACAGCTCGGCACGATCGGCGACCTCGTCGCGTCCGGCGAGGTGATCGTCACCGTGGCGGCGACCTATCGCCTGGAAGACGTCGCGGCGGCGCAGGAGCGGCTGGAGCAGGGGCATCTGGCGGGCAAGGTGGTACTGACGCTCGTCTGAGACGAAGGGCTGTACCGGCGACGGCACAGGCGATGCATGCCCGCGCTGTGGCTCGACAGCATCGGCCGGCCGGGGCAGGGGGAGGCATGTCCTTCGTCCAAGCCCTTCGCGCCGCCACCGCCAGCGACCATGACGCGGTCGATGCCGCATTCGGCAGCTTCGCACTAGACGATGCTGCCGGTTATCGACGGTTCCTGGTCGCGCATGGCCGCGCCCTGCCGACCGTGGAGGCGATGCTGGACCGGGCAGGAGACGACGATCTGCCCGCGTGGCGTCCCCGCAGCGCGTTGTTGGCGCGCGATCTCGCTGCGCTGGGTCTGGCGATGCCGGTGCCGCTGGCCCTCGCCCTGACCGATGGGCCGGCGCTGTGGGGGGCGTTGTATGTGATCGAGGGATCGCGGCTGGGCGGCCAGTTGCTGGCGCGATCGGTGCCGGCGGCGTTGCCATCCGCCTATCTGTCGGCGCGGCATCTGCCGGGCGAGTGGCGGGCGCTACTTGCGGCGATCGAGGCCCGGGCGGCGGCGAGCGACGATGCGTGGCGTGACGCAGCGGTGGCCGGAGCGCGGGCGACGTTCGCACTCTATGCGCGGGCTGCGGAGGGCTGAACGGGGGATCGAGGGTCTGATTGACGTTCGCCCGGATATGGTTGGTCCGGGGTGCGCCGCCGTGGTCGCGGCCGCCGTGGTCGCGGGGGCCGGGATCAGGCGGACGGCGCGGTGAACACCATGCGGTTCTTGCCGGCGCGCTTGGCGGCATAGAGCGCCGCATCGGCCGCGCGCATCGCGGCGGCGGTATCGTCGCCGATCCGGGCGATGCCGCCGGAGATGGTGATGCGGCCGATGCCTTCGCCCGTCGCCTGGTTGACGAGGATGCGTTCGCCCAACATCGCGCGGGCGGAATCGAGCGAGGCCAGCACCGCGTCGGGAGCGCAATGTTCGAACAGACATGCGAATTCCTCGCCGCCGTGCCGTGCGACGAGGACCGATGCGCCGAGTTCGGTGGTCAGGTGACGGGCGACGAGCTTCAGCACGCGATCGCCGGCATCATGGCCGTGACGATCGTTGATCGCCTTGAAATCGTCGATGTCGCACAAGGCGACGCAATGCGCGTCCAGATTGCCAGCCGCTGCCGACAGCGCGTCGAGGCGTGCGTCGAAACAGCGGCGATTGGGCAATCCGGTCAGGTGATCCTCGTCCGCCGCGCGGCGTGCATCCTCCAGATTGCTGCGTAGCAGGTTGGTTTCCCGGTGGGTTTCCTCCAGCCGATCGGCCAGTTCCCGGTTGCGCGCGATCGCACGCGTGGTGAGCGCCAACAGCCGTTTGATGGTGCCATCGGGGTCGCTGCCCGCCGTCCCGGCCTCGACCGACAGCGCCTGTTCGTAATCGCGCGCCGACGCGTGGCTTTGCCGGACCGTGCTCTGCGTATCCGCCAGTCGCGCGGCGAGCGCATCCGCCATTTCCGCGATACGTCGGGAACCGAGCGGGTCGGCC
The sequence above is a segment of the Sphingomonas insulae genome. Coding sequences within it:
- a CDS encoding inorganic phosphate transporter codes for the protein MIISFPLLVALIGVALLFDFLNGLHDAANSIATVVSTRVLKPHHAVLWAAFFNFIAFAVFGLHVAQTVGKGIVDAQIIDPQVIFGALMGAIAWNVITWRYGIPSSSSHALIGGLLGAGISKAGLDSVVWSGVGKTVAAIFLSPTVGLILALMLVLLVAWSSLKLTPMGVDKRFRKLQLVSAALYSLGHGGNDAQKTMGIIAVLLYSQGMLGGEFHVPFWVVLSCQAAMALGTMSGGWKIVHTMGSKITRLTPAQGFCAETGGAITLFMATMGGIPVSSTHTITGAIVGVGSARRLSAVRWNVASRIVVAWVVTLPAAGLIGAACYELAVLLGR
- a CDS encoding NADP-dependent oxidoreductase encodes the protein MTNRNADSGTGRGASTGRAVRIAAFGGPEVLRVEQIAIPQPVDDEVLVRVHAASVNPVDGKTRAGEFPPVGAADLPATLGRDLAGTIEAVGTRAHNMLSHGDRVFAFIDFDRGAQADYVVVKAVELCAIPDGVDMTSAAAIPLAALTAWQGLFDHGGLEAGQRVLIHGGAGGVGQFAIQFARWKGAEVIATAGAADQELIRRLGANVAIDYQGQRFEDIAHDVDCVFDLVDGDTRARSWAVIRPGGILVSTLSEPDAETARAHGVRAVPQWLAQPNTVQLGTIGDLVASGEVIVTVAATYRLEDVAAAQERLEQGHLAGKVVLTLV
- a CDS encoding biliverdin-producing heme oxygenase; this encodes MSFVQALRAATASDHDAVDAAFGSFALDDAAGYRRFLVAHGRALPTVEAMLDRAGDDDLPAWRPRSALLARDLAALGLAMPVPLALALTDGPALWGALYVIEGSRLGGQLLARSVPAALPSAYLSARHLPGEWRALLAAIEARAAASDDAWRDAAVAGARATFALYARAAEG
- a CDS encoding sensor domain-containing diguanylate cyclase yields the protein MRVAVVSNGDGSSRDAMAPASASRLSRLSAWIGGTPDPRVMDMVIPADGDGNGDGAAPTDLFAQIGAFLDRHALEPTVEHFRIARSFVLRDDDRLVRAIDHRLRDGGAIDAALLASLKPCAQADPLGSRRIAEMADALAARLADTQSTVRQSHASARDYEQALSVEAGTAGSDPDGTIKRLLALTTRAIARNRELADRLEETHRETNLLRSNLEDARRAADEDHLTGLPNRRCFDARLDALSAAAGNLDAHCVALCDIDDFKAINDRHGHDAGDRVLKLVARHLTTELGASVLVARHGGEEFACLFEHCAPDAVLASLDSARAMLGERILVNQATGEGIGRITISGGIARIGDDTAAAMRAADAALYAAKRAGKNRMVFTAPSA